A single genomic interval of Spinacia oleracea cultivar Varoflay chromosome 6, BTI_SOV_V1, whole genome shotgun sequence harbors:
- the LOC130464088 gene encoding putative FBD-associated F-box protein At1g61330 yields MKRKSSRIKGHPPKKRLQILGDDEAQNNVTLSDDVIEHIISLLPLKEASQTSILSKRFEMSWQFSKNLCFDFSSPKLARKFTITQVETFINRVIENLACEKVETFRLCLNNAKSLTHNKIHLWLGKLFFKHPIIIDLDFLVGRRPFTNPIEIPFDVLDNKSIETLKLTNCEINLPSKFQGLHFLRFLVLKYIKLEPSFIKTVIDNCGLLESLEIVKCVGLRHMKVEAMALNFFKILKIVNVVQLQSAYVDAPTLNVFHFIGNPRNFDFGGKMTELRDVMLNFGMTPHPLPRNKLKNLMINMSHVRVLTITSTLLEVHIFYSLCFFLFFMLDLNTCTSNVQNILYTMLFYWLK; encoded by the coding sequence ATGAAGAGAAAATCAAGTAGAATTAAGGGACATCCACCCAAAAAGAGACTTCAAATTTTAGGTGATGATGAAGCTCAAAACAATGTCACCCTTAGTGATGATGTTATTGAACACATCATTTCTTTGCTTCCTCTCAAAGAAGCAAGCCAAACATCAATCCTCTCTAAGAGGTTTGAAATGTCATGGCAATTTtctaagaatttgtgttttgatttttcatCACCAAAATTAGCAAGAAAATTTACTATAACACAAGTAGAAACTTTTATTAATCGTGTCATTGAAAATCTAGCTTGCGAAAAAGTTGAAACATTTCGATTATGTCTTAATAATGCAAAGAGTCTTACTCATAATAAGATTCATTTGTGGCTAGGGaaacttttctttaaacatccTATAATTATAGACTTGGATTTTTTAGTTGGAAGGAGGCCTTTTACAAACCCCATTGAAATTCCTTTTGATGTGCTTGATAACAAGTCCATAGAAACcctaaaattaacaaattgtgAGATAAATTTACCATCAAAATTTCAAGGTCTTCATTTTTTACGTTTTTTGGTTCTTAAATATATTAAACTAGAACCATCTTTTATCAAAACGGTAATTGATAATTGTGGTCTCTTAGAGTCCTTAGAGATCGTAAAATGTGTAGGTTTACGTCATATGAAAGTAGAAGCAATGGCCTTGAATTTTTTCAAGATATTGAAAATTGTTAATGTTGTACAACTTCAATCAGCTTATGTTGATGCTCCAactctaaacgtttttcattttATTGGAAATCCtcgaaattttgattttggaGGGAAGAtgacagaattgagagatgtaATGCTCAATTTTGGCATGACCCCACATCCTCTTCCAAGGAATAAACTAAAGAATTTAATGATAAATATGTCACATGTTAGAGTTCTCACTATTACAAGCACATTGCTCGAGGTACATATCTTTTACTCTCTCTgtttctttttattctttatgttGGATCTTAATACATGTACGTCTAATGTACAAAATATCTTGTACACCATGCTTTTTTATTGGTTGAAATGA